In the genome of Mycobacterium kansasii ATCC 12478, one region contains:
- a CDS encoding tyrosine recombinase XerC — translation MPDKHDAILEEFDDYLALQCGRSAHTRRAYLGDLRLLFAFLADRGSALETLSLPLLRAWLASASGAGVARTTLARRTSAVKAFTAWAVRRGLLTGDPAARLQVPKAHRTLPAVLRQDQALAAMTAAKSGAEQGDPLALRDRLIVELLYATGIRVSELCGLDIDDVDTGHRVVRVLGKGNKQRTVPYGRPAAEALQAWLADGRPALVTAESGPALLLGARGRRLDARQARTVVHQTVAAVNGAPDIGPHGLRHSAATHLLEGGADLRVVQELLGHSSLATTQLYTHVAVNRLRAVHDQAHPRA, via the coding sequence GTGCCGGATAAGCACGACGCAATCCTCGAAGAGTTCGACGACTACCTGGCGCTGCAGTGCGGACGGTCGGCGCACACCCGCCGGGCATATCTGGGCGACTTGCGGTTGCTGTTCGCCTTTCTGGCCGACCGCGGGTCCGCCCTGGAAACGCTGAGCCTGCCGCTGCTGCGGGCATGGTTGGCCAGTGCATCCGGCGCGGGAGTCGCACGCACCACGTTGGCCCGGCGCACGTCCGCGGTCAAGGCATTCACGGCATGGGCGGTCCGGCGTGGATTGTTGACCGGCGATCCGGCCGCCCGGTTGCAGGTTCCGAAGGCGCACCGCACGTTGCCCGCCGTGCTGCGGCAGGATCAGGCGTTGGCGGCGATGACGGCCGCGAAGTCCGGCGCCGAGCAGGGTGATCCGCTGGCGTTGCGGGACAGGTTGATCGTCGAGTTGCTCTATGCCACCGGAATTCGGGTGAGCGAGCTGTGCGGTCTGGACATCGACGACGTCGACACCGGGCATCGGGTGGTGCGGGTGCTCGGTAAGGGCAACAAGCAGCGCACTGTGCCTTACGGACGGCCCGCTGCCGAGGCGTTGCAAGCCTGGCTGGCCGACGGCCGTCCCGCGCTCGTCACGGCCGAGTCTGGGCCGGCTCTACTGCTGGGCGCTCGGGGACGGCGGCTCGACGCGCGGCAGGCGCGCACTGTGGTGCACCAGACCGTCGCCGCGGTGAACGGCGCGCCTGATATAGGGCCGCACGGGCTGCGGCACAGTGCAGCCACACATCTCCTCGAAGGTGGTGCCGACCTGCGGGTTGTCCAGGAGTTGCTGGGCCATTCCAGTCTGGCCACCACGCAGCTCTATACCCATGTCGCGGTAAACCGGCTGCGGGCGGTGCACGATCAGGCCCATCCCCGGGCTTAG
- the tsf gene encoding translation elongation factor Ts, giving the protein MANFTAADVKRLRELTGSGMLDCKNALAEADGDFDKAVEALRIKGAKDVGKRAERATAEGLVAAKEGVLIELNCETDFVAKNAEFQALADQIVAAAVSSKAADVDALKAVQAGDKNVEQAIGELSAKIGEKLELRRVANFDGTVETYLHRRSADLPPAVGVLVEYQGGDKDAAHAVALQIAALKARYLSRDDVPEDVVATERRIAEETAKAEGKPEQALPKIVEGRLTGFFKDAVLLEQPSVSDSKKSVKALLDEAGVTVTRFVRFEVGQA; this is encoded by the coding sequence TTGGCGAACTTCACCGCTGCCGATGTCAAGCGGCTTCGGGAGCTCACCGGTTCCGGCATGCTGGACTGCAAGAACGCGCTGGCCGAAGCCGACGGCGACTTCGACAAGGCCGTCGAGGCGCTCCGGATCAAAGGCGCCAAGGACGTCGGCAAACGCGCCGAGCGAGCCACCGCCGAAGGCTTGGTCGCGGCGAAGGAGGGCGTGCTCATCGAGCTGAATTGCGAGACTGACTTCGTCGCCAAGAACGCGGAATTCCAGGCGTTGGCCGATCAGATCGTGGCGGCGGCCGTGTCGTCGAAAGCTGCCGACGTCGACGCGCTCAAGGCGGTTCAAGCGGGTGACAAGAACGTCGAGCAGGCGATCGGCGAGCTGTCGGCCAAGATCGGCGAGAAGCTCGAATTGCGCCGCGTGGCGAACTTCGACGGCACTGTCGAGACCTACCTGCACCGGCGTTCGGCCGATCTGCCGCCCGCGGTAGGTGTGCTGGTGGAGTACCAGGGTGGGGACAAAGATGCCGCTCATGCCGTCGCGCTGCAGATAGCCGCGCTCAAGGCGCGCTACCTGTCGCGCGACGATGTGCCCGAGGACGTCGTGGCCACCGAACGCCGCATCGCCGAGGAGACCGCGAAGGCGGAGGGCAAACCGGAGCAAGCGCTGCCCAAGATCGTCGAAGGCCGGCTGACCGGTTTCTTCAAGGACGCCGTCCTGCTCGAGCAGCCATCGGTGTCCGACAGCAAGAAGTCGGTCAAGGCTCTGCTGGACGAAGCCGGGGTCACGGTGACCCGGTTCGTCCGTTTCGAGGTGGGTCAGGCTTAG
- a CDS encoding cellulase family glycosylhydrolase translates to MPRRTVLTLPLVSLAGLALAHAPRASAAGAGQWSPDRANTWYQAQERLVGANYITSNAINQLEMFQAETFAPQQIDTELRWARLCGLNSVRVFLHDQLWAQDNRGFQRRLAQFVAIAARHHIKPLFVFFDSCWDPLPHPGPQPEPRPGVHNSGWVQSPGAEHLDDRGYRPVLHDYVTGVLSQFRSDDRVLGWDLWNEPDNPARPYRAVERADKQERVAELLPEVFQWARSVDPSQPLTSGVWHGQWANPRRRSTICAIQLDNADVVTFHCYGNPAVFESRIAELLPLRRPILCTEYLARPLGSTIGGILPIAKRYNVGAFNWGLVAGKTQTYLPWDSWDHPYPTVPKVWFHDLLYPDGRPYQDSEIRIMSAVDRMN, encoded by the coding sequence ATCCCGCGCCGAACCGTGCTCACACTGCCGCTGGTGTCGCTGGCGGGTCTCGCCCTGGCTCATGCGCCCCGGGCATCCGCGGCTGGAGCAGGGCAGTGGTCACCCGACCGCGCCAACACCTGGTACCAGGCGCAAGAGCGGCTCGTCGGCGCGAATTACATCACCTCGAACGCAATCAATCAGCTCGAGATGTTCCAGGCCGAGACCTTTGCCCCCCAACAAATCGATACCGAACTGCGCTGGGCTCGGTTGTGCGGGCTCAACAGCGTGCGCGTGTTTCTCCACGATCAGCTTTGGGCCCAAGACAATCGGGGCTTCCAGCGCCGTCTCGCACAGTTCGTCGCCATCGCCGCCCGCCATCACATCAAGCCGCTTTTCGTCTTCTTCGACTCCTGCTGGGATCCGCTTCCCCATCCGGGTCCGCAACCAGAGCCCAGGCCCGGGGTGCACAATTCGGGTTGGGTGCAAAGCCCGGGCGCTGAGCACCTCGACGACCGCGGCTACCGCCCTGTCCTGCACGACTACGTCACCGGAGTGCTGAGCCAATTCCGCAGCGATGACCGGGTATTGGGTTGGGACCTGTGGAATGAGCCCGACAATCCCGCCCGCCCATATCGGGCCGTAGAACGGGCGGACAAGCAGGAACGAGTGGCAGAACTACTCCCGGAGGTGTTCCAGTGGGCGCGCTCGGTGGACCCGAGTCAACCGCTGACGAGCGGCGTGTGGCACGGCCAGTGGGCGAATCCGCGGCGTCGCAGCACGATCTGCGCCATTCAATTGGACAACGCCGACGTGGTCACATTCCATTGTTATGGAAACCCGGCTGTCTTCGAATCCCGCATCGCTGAGCTTTTGCCGCTGCGCCGGCCCATCCTGTGCACCGAGTATCTGGCCCGTCCGCTGGGCAGCACCATCGGCGGGATCCTGCCAATTGCCAAGCGGTACAACGTCGGAGCATTCAATTGGGGATTGGTTGCCGGCAAGACGCAGACCTACCTGCCCTGGGACTCCTGGGACCACCCCTACCCGACGGTCCCCAAGGTGTGGTTCCACGACTTGCTCTATCCGGACGGACGGCCCTACCAGGACAGCGAAATTCGGATCATGTCGGCAGTCGATCGGATGAACTGA
- a CDS encoding amidase: MTRIHAFGDDALGDLDAVALAEAIRCGQVHRAELAEAAIARSQAVNPKLNAVAYEAFGMARDAARRGMADGYFGGVPSYIKDNVDVSGLPTMRGTDAWTPHRADNDSEITRLLLSTGLIALGKTQMSEFGFSAAAEHPRLGPVRNPWHTDYTAGASSSGSGALVAAGVVPIAHANDGGGSIRIPASCNGLVGLKPSRGRLPLDPQLRRLPIRIVANGVLTRSVRDTAAFYREAERLWRPPKLPPVGDVTSPGKRRLKIAVITRSIHVEASPEVRELTLKSAALLEELGHHVEQVDQPPVPSSFTDDFVLYWGLMALAQVRSGRLTFGKTFDRTRLDSLTLGLARNARRNFHLLPAAIVRLRGVRRHTAQLFGTYDAVLTPTLADAPPRVGYLAPTDYQQVMDRMANWVAYTPLQNVTGEPAISLPMAQSASGLPVGMMLSADLGREDRLLELAYELEEARPWVRIHASK; the protein is encoded by the coding sequence ATGACCCGCATACACGCTTTCGGTGACGACGCGCTGGGCGATCTCGATGCCGTCGCCCTCGCCGAGGCCATCCGATGCGGTCAGGTGCACCGGGCCGAGCTGGCCGAGGCAGCGATCGCGCGAAGCCAAGCCGTCAACCCAAAGCTCAATGCCGTGGCGTACGAGGCCTTCGGCATGGCGCGCGACGCGGCCCGGCGCGGGATGGCCGACGGCTATTTCGGCGGCGTGCCCAGCTATATCAAGGACAACGTCGACGTCAGCGGGCTGCCGACGATGCGGGGCACCGATGCGTGGACGCCGCACCGGGCGGACAACGACAGCGAGATCACCCGACTCCTGCTGTCCACCGGTCTCATCGCGCTGGGCAAGACGCAGATGTCGGAGTTCGGGTTCAGCGCCGCCGCCGAACACCCGCGGCTGGGACCCGTCCGTAACCCCTGGCACACCGACTACACGGCGGGCGCCTCGTCATCGGGGTCGGGAGCGTTGGTCGCCGCCGGGGTGGTACCCATTGCGCACGCCAACGACGGCGGCGGCTCCATCCGCATTCCAGCCTCCTGCAACGGCCTGGTGGGGCTCAAGCCGTCGCGCGGCCGGCTGCCGCTGGACCCACAGTTGCGGCGGCTGCCGATACGCATCGTCGCAAACGGGGTGCTGACCCGGTCGGTGCGCGACACCGCCGCTTTCTATCGCGAGGCCGAGCGCCTGTGGCGCCCGCCCAAGCTGCCTCCGGTGGGCGATGTGACCAGCCCGGGTAAGCGACGACTGAAGATCGCAGTGATCACGCGCTCGATTCACGTGGAGGCGAGCCCTGAGGTGCGTGAACTCACGCTGAAGTCGGCTGCTTTGCTCGAAGAGCTCGGTCACCATGTCGAGCAGGTGGACCAGCCGCCGGTCCCGTCCAGTTTCACCGACGACTTTGTGCTGTATTGGGGACTGATGGCGCTGGCGCAGGTGCGCTCCGGTCGGCTCACGTTCGGCAAGACGTTCGACCGGACCCGGCTGGACAGCTTGACTCTGGGTCTGGCCCGTAATGCCCGGCGCAATTTTCATCTGCTCCCGGCCGCGATCGTTCGGTTGCGCGGAGTCCGGCGGCACACCGCGCAATTATTCGGTACCTACGACGCTGTGCTCACGCCTACCCTCGCCGATGCGCCGCCGCGCGTCGGCTATCTCGCTCCCACCGACTATCAGCAGGTCATGGACCGGATGGCCAATTGGGTGGCATATACACCGCTGCAAAACGTCACCGGGGAGCCGGCGATTTCGCTGCCGATGGCCCAGTCCGCCAGCGGGCTGCCGGTGGGCATGATGCTGTCAGCCGACCTGGGGCGGGAAGACCGGCTGCTGGAGCTGGCCTATGAACTCGAAGAGGCTCGCCCCTGGGTGCGGATCCACGCCTCCAAATAA
- a CDS encoding ChaB family protein codes for MPKTTKGGKPKKSELPSTLQRSNAKAQRTFAKAHDAAAEEYGSEQRAHRVAYAALKHSFEKVGDHWEPKKKKGPSDELAKGGGPRNTGRSAEGVDANASKRHLLDVARRLDVHGRSTMTKSELVDAIKKHNRRVRGK; via the coding sequence ATGCCGAAGACGACCAAGGGCGGCAAGCCGAAGAAGAGTGAGTTGCCCAGCACGTTGCAGCGCTCCAACGCCAAGGCGCAACGCACGTTCGCCAAAGCCCACGACGCCGCCGCCGAGGAGTACGGCAGCGAGCAACGCGCCCACCGGGTGGCCTACGCCGCCCTCAAGCACAGCTTCGAAAAAGTCGGCGACCATTGGGAGCCCAAGAAGAAGAAGGGCCCGTCGGATGAACTCGCCAAGGGCGGTGGGCCGCGCAACACCGGCCGCTCGGCGGAGGGTGTAGACGCCAACGCCAGCAAGAGACACCTACTCGACGTCGCGCGGCGGCTCGATGTGCACGGCAGGTCGACGATGACCAAGTCTGAGCTGGTCGACGCGATCAAGAAGCACAATCGCCGTGTCCGGGGCAAGTAA
- the rpsB gene encoding 30S ribosomal protein S2, giving the protein MAVVTMKQLLDSGTHFGHQTRRWNPKMKRFIFTDRNGIYIIDLQQTLTFIDKAYEFVKETVAHGGTVLFVGTKKQAQESVAAEATRVGMPYVNQRWLGGMLTNFSTVHKRLQRLKELEAMEQTGGFEGRTKKEILGLTREKNKLERSLGGIRDMSKVPSAIWVVDTNKEHIAVGEARKLGIPVIAILDTNCDPDEVDYPIPGNDDAIRSAALLTKVIASAVAEGLQARAGLGRGDGKPEAETAEPLAEWEQELLAAATTPVTAGAGDPTAETPTESTTDPS; this is encoded by the coding sequence ATGGCCGTAGTCACCATGAAGCAGCTGCTTGACAGCGGCACCCACTTCGGGCATCAGACCCGTCGCTGGAACCCCAAGATGAAGCGGTTCATCTTCACCGACCGCAACGGCATCTACATCATCGACCTGCAGCAGACCCTGACGTTCATCGACAAGGCGTACGAGTTCGTCAAAGAGACCGTCGCACACGGCGGCACGGTGCTGTTTGTCGGCACCAAGAAGCAGGCGCAGGAGTCCGTCGCCGCCGAAGCCACTCGCGTCGGCATGCCGTACGTCAACCAGCGCTGGCTGGGCGGCATGCTCACCAACTTCTCCACGGTGCACAAGCGGCTGCAGCGCCTCAAGGAACTCGAGGCGATGGAGCAGACCGGCGGCTTCGAGGGCCGCACCAAGAAGGAAATCCTGGGCCTGACCCGGGAGAAGAACAAGCTGGAGCGGTCCCTCGGCGGTATCCGCGACATGTCCAAGGTGCCGTCGGCGATCTGGGTCGTCGACACCAACAAGGAACACATCGCCGTCGGTGAGGCCCGCAAACTGGGCATCCCGGTGATCGCGATCCTGGACACCAACTGCGACCCCGACGAGGTCGACTATCCGATCCCGGGCAACGACGACGCGATCCGTTCGGCCGCGCTGCTGACCAAGGTGATCGCCTCCGCGGTGGCCGAGGGCCTGCAAGCGCGCGCCGGGCTGGGCCGCGGCGACGGCAAGCCGGAGGCCGAAACCGCCGAGCCGCTGGCCGAATGGGAGCAGGAGCTGCTGGCGGCGGCGACAACTCCGGTGACGGCCGGGGCTGGCGACCCGACGGCCGAAACCCCCACCGAATCAACCACTGACCCCTCATAG
- a CDS encoding DUF1360 domain-containing protein: protein MGDATEVTTAVAERARRTADTYRGDNPRPLGGYLMVLAIYGVVVALTAVVAAATGKRLPRRWRAQDLFTVTVGTHKLSRSLTKDAVTSPLRAPFARYAGTGGPAEVREDVRDDGALRHSLGELLTCPFCLDMWVATALVIGLIFAPRFTRLVAGTFTALAGADFLQLAYATAQQAAEG, encoded by the coding sequence GTGGGCGATGCGACCGAAGTCACCACCGCTGTGGCCGAGCGGGCACGGCGGACGGCCGACACCTATCGCGGCGACAATCCGCGTCCACTTGGCGGCTACCTGATGGTCCTCGCCATCTACGGTGTGGTGGTCGCGCTTACCGCCGTTGTCGCCGCGGCCACCGGTAAAAGGCTGCCAAGGCGCTGGCGGGCGCAGGATCTATTCACGGTCACCGTCGGTACCCACAAGTTGTCCCGTTCGCTGACCAAAGATGCGGTCACCAGCCCGTTGCGGGCGCCCTTTGCCCGCTACGCCGGTACCGGTGGTCCCGCCGAGGTGCGCGAGGATGTCCGGGACGACGGCGCGCTGCGGCACAGCCTCGGAGAGCTGTTGACCTGCCCCTTCTGTCTGGACATGTGGGTGGCCACCGCCCTGGTGATCGGGCTGATCTTCGCGCCGAGGTTCACCCGTTTGGTCGCGGGCACTTTCACCGCGCTGGCCGGCGCCGACTTCCTGCAGCTGGCCTACGCGACGGCCCAGCAGGCAGCCGAGGGCTGA